One Primulina huaijiensis isolate GDHJ02 chromosome 8, ASM1229523v2, whole genome shotgun sequence genomic region harbors:
- the LOC140983199 gene encoding small ribosomal subunit protein bTHXc, with protein sequence MASLLLGATPMASQSFKLTHNLSSSKSETLIRTPLFPAPATSCPISASASASASFPCIYCGRGDKKTARGKRFNHSFGNARPKDKSKGRGPPRVAAPPLPPRKDKYDDGEVIKIEIDESLFTN encoded by the exons ATGGCTTCTCTTCTCCTCGGAGCTACTCCCATGGCTTCCCAATCCTTCAAGCTCACCCACAATCTATCGTCATCCAAATCCGAAACCCTAATCCGCACCCCTTTGTTCCCAGCTCCCGCAACTTCATGCCCCATCTCCGCATCCGCATCCGCATCCGCATCCTTCCCTTGCA TCTACTGCGGTAGAGGGGACAAGAAGACTGCCAGAGGGAAGAGGTTCAATCACTCCTTTGGGAAT GCGAGGCCGAAGGATAAAAGTAAAGGTAGAGGGCCGCCGAGGGTGGCGGCGCCGCCGTTGCCGCCGAGGAAGGATAAGTACGATGACGGTGAGGTGATCAAGattgaaatcgatgagtctCTTTTTACTAATTGA